The proteins below are encoded in one region of Populus alba chromosome 2, ASM523922v2, whole genome shotgun sequence:
- the LOC118063505 gene encoding rho GTPase-activating protein 3 isoform X1: MTRLFRSKSCGLTEFNSFPPPTPFFHQYDTEGEYEEDEDEEEEEEEGEDEEEELYSDASENPLSTPFFGSREGTGGNERGRNRNSNKEFAFLDIFVTALRKSLVTCSVERDDVSSSMDISWPTEVKHVSHVTFDRFNGFLGLPTELEPEVPRKVPSASANVFGVSAWSMQCSYDDKGNSVPTILLTMQKRLYVEGGLKAEGIFRINADNSQEAYVRNQLNKGVVPRGIDVHCLAGLIKAWFRELPSGVLDSLTPEQVMHCNTEDDCTQLVKQLPLTEAALLDWAINLMTDVVEHEQYNKMNVRNIAMVFAPNMTQMADPLTALIHAVQVMNLLKTLILKKFREREESSAKFRLLSECATSPSDKSDCHSNLNSKESCKISLNARAPEIPTTGKFSRSATVNRVESNAEEKYWSFQKKSDGEEEFKSASSSSPPFYEMDSLDSGCKGENDSGDWLSFSKGVRRLCRHPVFQLSKPVKKTRDLGIVNTRGGGGEAWT; this comes from the exons ATGACTCGCCTTTTCCGATCCAAATCTTGCGGACTCACCGAGTTCAACTCTTTCCCTCCCCCGACTCCCTTCTTTCACCAATACGACACTGAAGGCGAGTACGAAGAGGATgaggatgaggaggaggaggaggaggagggtgagGACGAAGAAGAAGAGTTGTATAGTGATGCTTCTGAGAACCCGCTATCGACGCCGTTTTTTGGGTCAAGAGAAGGAACTGGAGGGAATGAGAGAGGTCGAAACAGAAATAGCAATAAAGAGTTTGCATTTTTGGATATTTTCGTAACGGCGTTAAGGAAGTCTTTGGTGACATGCAGTGTGGAAAGAGACGATGTTTCTTCTTCAATGGACATAAGCTGGCCTACTGAAGTTAAGCACGTGTCTCACGTGACTTTTGATAGGTTTAATGGCTTCCTCGGTTTGCCTACTGAGCTTGAGCCTGAGGTTCCTCGCAAGGTCCCTAGCGCCAG TGCAAATGTATTTGGAGTTTCTGCCTGGTCAATGCAATGTTCCTATGATGACAAAGGGAACAGTGTGCCCACTATTCTTCTTACGATGCAAAAGCGTTTATATGTAGAAGGAGGACTTAAG GCGGAAGGAATTTTCCGTATAAATGCCGATAATAGCCAAGAAGCGTATGTCAGAAACCAACTAAACAAAGGTGTAGTGCCTCGTGGAATTGATGTCCATTGTTTGGCAGGTTTAATAAAG GCTTGGTTTAGAGAACTACCCTCCGGGGTACTCGATTCTCTCACGCCAGAACAGGTGATGCACTGCAACACTGAAGATGACTGCACtcaacttgtgaagcaacttcCTCTGACAGAAGCTGCACTACTTGATTGGGCAATCAATTTGATGACAGATGTTGTGGAGCATGAACAGTATAACAAGATGAATGTACGCAACATTGCCATGGTCTTTGCACCCAACATGACGCAG ATGGCTGATCCCTTGACTGCATTGATTCATGCCGTGCAAGTAATGAACTTGCTCAAGacattgatcttaaaaaaattccGGGAAAGAGAGGAATCCAGTGCAAAGTTTAGGCTGCTCTCAGAATGTGCAACTTCCCCAAGCGACAAGAGTGATTGTCATTCAAACTTAAACAGCAAAGAATCCTGTAAAATATCACTCAACGCTCGTGCACCTGAGATACCAACCACCGGCAAGTTCTCGAGGTCTGCCACTGTGAATAGAGTAGAATCCAACGCTGAGGAGAAATATTGGAGCTTCCAGAAAAAAAGTGATGGAGAAGAGGAATTTAAATCTGCTTCAAGTAGCAGCCCTCCTTTTTACGAAATGGACTCCCTAGACAGTGGATGTAAAGGTGAAAATGATAGTGGGGACTGGCTAAGTTTTAGCAAAGGGGTGAGGAGGCTATGCAGACACCCTGTGTTTCAGTTGAGTAAACCAGTTAAGAAGACTCGTGATCTTGGAATTGTAAATACCAGGGGAGGAGGCGGAGAAGCTTGGACTTGA
- the LOC118063505 gene encoding rho GTPase-activating protein 3 isoform X2: MTRLFRSKSCGLTEFNSFPPPTPFFHQYDTEGEYEEDEDEEEEEEEGEDEEEELYSDASENPLSTPFFGSREGTGGNERGRNRNSNKEFAFLDIFVTALRKSLVTCSVERDDVSSSMDISWPTEVKHVSHVTFDRFNGFLGLPTELEPEVPRKVPSASANVFGVSAWSMQCSYDDKGNSVPTILLTMQKRLYVEGGLKAWFRELPSGVLDSLTPEQVMHCNTEDDCTQLVKQLPLTEAALLDWAINLMTDVVEHEQYNKMNVRNIAMVFAPNMTQMADPLTALIHAVQVMNLLKTLILKKFREREESSAKFRLLSECATSPSDKSDCHSNLNSKESCKISLNARAPEIPTTGKFSRSATVNRVESNAEEKYWSFQKKSDGEEEFKSASSSSPPFYEMDSLDSGCKGENDSGDWLSFSKGVRRLCRHPVFQLSKPVKKTRDLGIVNTRGGGGEAWT; this comes from the exons ATGACTCGCCTTTTCCGATCCAAATCTTGCGGACTCACCGAGTTCAACTCTTTCCCTCCCCCGACTCCCTTCTTTCACCAATACGACACTGAAGGCGAGTACGAAGAGGATgaggatgaggaggaggaggaggaggagggtgagGACGAAGAAGAAGAGTTGTATAGTGATGCTTCTGAGAACCCGCTATCGACGCCGTTTTTTGGGTCAAGAGAAGGAACTGGAGGGAATGAGAGAGGTCGAAACAGAAATAGCAATAAAGAGTTTGCATTTTTGGATATTTTCGTAACGGCGTTAAGGAAGTCTTTGGTGACATGCAGTGTGGAAAGAGACGATGTTTCTTCTTCAATGGACATAAGCTGGCCTACTGAAGTTAAGCACGTGTCTCACGTGACTTTTGATAGGTTTAATGGCTTCCTCGGTTTGCCTACTGAGCTTGAGCCTGAGGTTCCTCGCAAGGTCCCTAGCGCCAG TGCAAATGTATTTGGAGTTTCTGCCTGGTCAATGCAATGTTCCTATGATGACAAAGGGAACAGTGTGCCCACTATTCTTCTTACGATGCAAAAGCGTTTATATGTAGAAGGAGGACTTAAG GCTTGGTTTAGAGAACTACCCTCCGGGGTACTCGATTCTCTCACGCCAGAACAGGTGATGCACTGCAACACTGAAGATGACTGCACtcaacttgtgaagcaacttcCTCTGACAGAAGCTGCACTACTTGATTGGGCAATCAATTTGATGACAGATGTTGTGGAGCATGAACAGTATAACAAGATGAATGTACGCAACATTGCCATGGTCTTTGCACCCAACATGACGCAG ATGGCTGATCCCTTGACTGCATTGATTCATGCCGTGCAAGTAATGAACTTGCTCAAGacattgatcttaaaaaaattccGGGAAAGAGAGGAATCCAGTGCAAAGTTTAGGCTGCTCTCAGAATGTGCAACTTCCCCAAGCGACAAGAGTGATTGTCATTCAAACTTAAACAGCAAAGAATCCTGTAAAATATCACTCAACGCTCGTGCACCTGAGATACCAACCACCGGCAAGTTCTCGAGGTCTGCCACTGTGAATAGAGTAGAATCCAACGCTGAGGAGAAATATTGGAGCTTCCAGAAAAAAAGTGATGGAGAAGAGGAATTTAAATCTGCTTCAAGTAGCAGCCCTCCTTTTTACGAAATGGACTCCCTAGACAGTGGATGTAAAGGTGAAAATGATAGTGGGGACTGGCTAAGTTTTAGCAAAGGGGTGAGGAGGCTATGCAGACACCCTGTGTTTCAGTTGAGTAAACCAGTTAAGAAGACTCGTGATCTTGGAATTGTAAATACCAGGGGAGGAGGCGGAGAAGCTTGGACTTGA